The Candidatus Latescibacter sp. nucleotide sequence CGTAAAAACGATCAAAGAAGGTTTGTACCGGCTGACTCCCCAATACCATAAACATCAGAATGCCATGAAATCATTCTACGGGCTGTTCATCCATGCTGACGACCTGTGCTTCGATATCGGGGCCAATGTGGGAAACAGGACGGAAATATTCCTGTCCCTCGGCGCCCGTGTGGTTGCGGTCGAGCCGCAGAGTTCCTGTGTACGGAAATTGGAGAAGAAATTTCGGGGAGTTGACCGGATCACCATCGTTCCCGAGGCGGTCGGCGAAGAGCCGGGAATCGCAGAGCTTCTGGTCAGCCAGGCCACTACCATTTCTTCCATTTCGCAGGAGTGGATCAGCCGGGTGCGGGCAAGCGGAAGGTTTGCGTCCTATTTCTGGAAGAAACATGAGCAGGTCAAAGTAACCACCATGGACGGGCTTATTGCACGATTCGGCAGGCCGGTTTTCTGTAAAATTGACGTGGAAGGTTTCGAATATCAGGTTGTCAGGGGATTGTCGCAGCCCGTGGGTATTCTCTCTTTCGAATTCACACCGGAATACATTGAGCCGGCGCTGGACTCGATTCGGTACCTTTCCGGTCTGGGGGAAGCGCGGTTCAACTATTCCCCTGGTGAATCCATGCAGCTTGCTCTTGACGACTGGGCAGCCTCCGATGAGATTATCCGCATCCTTACCACCCTGCCCGATAGATCCGTTTTCGGAGATGTGTACGCGCGTTTTTTGAAATCTGAAATCTGAATGACCGGTGATAAGTTGATTGTGCCCTCTTCAGTCAAACCCCGTGTGGTATTCAGCCGGTGTCTCGGATTTGCCTGCTGCCGCTATGACGGGATGTGCATCTCCGATGAGTTCGTGGACAAACTCCGGGAACAGGTCGAATGCATCACCGTATGTCCTGAAACGGAGATCGGCCTCGGCGTCCCCCGCGACCCCATCCGGGTGATTTCCACTCAAAACGGACGAACCCTGTTCCAACCCTCTACCGGCCGGAATCTCACCGGAGAAATGCAGGTATTCTCGGCTGCATTCCTTGATTCGCTCCCCATGATAGACGGGTTTATACTGAAAGGGCGATCACCTTCCTGTGGAATCAAAGGTGTTGAACAGTTCTCCCCGGAGGGGAAAATTATCGGGAAGGGAACGGGAATTTTCGGAGATGCTGTGATGAAAAGGTTCCCACACCTTGTTGTCGAGGATGAAGGCCGTCTTAAAGATCGTAAAAACCGAGAACTTTTCCTCGTAAAAATTTTCGCATTCGCCCGTCTCAGAAAACAAACCGGTTGAAGATAAATAATATCCACGTATGTCATCATGTAAGTTTTTTTGAAAATATTGCATTGTGATTGCACTATCAGATCCTGAAACGAGTTCAGGATGACACGTGTCATGCCGAACTTGTTTCGGCATCTCTCCATATGATCGCCAACCTTAATTCAATGACATACTCGGATAATAATATTTGCCCTTATGCATAAAAACTTGATACAACTCTCTCAATATACTATACTATACATTTATAAGATCTGACTTGCCCTTACCCGGCTTTTTTCTCTTTGGGCCTTTTCTTTTTAGGCTTTGGGCTTTTTTTCCCTTGTAAAGGAGAAAGCATGCGTCCAATTAAAAGTTTTGATGTACGGGCATCTTTGCCGGAATCTTTGGAACCGTTACGGGAAATAGCATACAACCTTTGGTGGTATTGGAATATCAGCGCCATAAAACTTTTTTATCGTCTCAATACCAATCTTTGGGAAGAGACGAATCATAATCCGGTGGATATAATAGGGAAAATTCCCCAGTCCCATTTGGAAATGCTGGCGACCGATGAGGGGACACTGGCGAATCTGGAAAGAGTCAAATCCCAGTTCGAGAGCTATATGAACGGTACGAGCTGGTATGCCCGGAATGTGTCAAAGGAGACCGAGAAACTTATCGCCTATTTTTCTCTCGAATTCGGCCTGGCGGAGAGCATTCCCATATATTCGGGCGGTCTGGGAGTGCTCGCCGGAGATCACCTGAAAAGCGCGAGCGATCTGGGTATTCCTCTCGTTGGCATGGGCATCCTCTACCAGGAAGGATATTTCCGTCAATACCTGAACAATGACGGCTGGCAGCAGCAGCTCTATATAAATAATGATTTTTATAATATGCCGCTTACCAGGGTTTTGGACTCCAACGGCGAAGATTTGAAAATCGAGATCGATTTTCCCGGCGGTCCGCTTTATGCCCGGGTCTGGAAAATCCAAACAGGCCGCGTTCCTCTGTATCTCCTCGATACGAATATTGATGACAATACCAGGGAAAACCGGACCATCACTTCCTCTCTTTACGGCGGCGACCAGGAAATGCGCCTCAAACAGGAGATGCTCCTGGGAATCGGAGGTCTCCGCGCCCTTCATGCGATGGACATCTGGCCCACTGTCTGCCACATGAACGAAGGCCATGCCGCTTTCCTTTCCCTGGAGCGGATACGGACCCTCATGGAAATGGAGGGACTAACCTTCAACGAGGCGTTTGAGCTGGCCAGCGCGGGAAATGTCTTTACTACCCATACCCCTGTCGCGGCAGGTCATGACCGGTTCCCTCCGGAGCTCATGCTCCGCTATTTCGAGTCATTCATCCCGGAACTGGGATTGACGCGTGATGAATTCCTGGCGCTCGGACGAGTCAATCCCAAGACCCCTGACGAAAATTTCACCATGACAGTGCTTGCACTCAAAACCTCAGACCAGTCCAATGCGGTGAGCCGTCTTCACATGCAGGTTTCCCGTGAAATGTGGAAAGATCTCTGGCCTGATTTTCCCCTCGATGAAGTTCCGATTGCTCATGTCACCAACGGCATCCATGTTTCCAGTTGGGTTTCCCAGGACATGGTAGACCTTTTTGATCGCTATGTCGGCCCCAAGTGGCGGGATGAGCCGGCCAGTCTTGAAATCTGGAACCGGGTCAACAATATCCCCGATGAGGAAATCTGGCGCACCCATGAACGGCGGCGCGAACGTCTGGTTTCTTTTGTCCGGAGACGGCTCCAGATTCAGTTGAAACGCCAGGGGGCTTCGGACTATGAGTTGAACCTCGCCCGCGGCGCCTTGAATTCAAAGGCGCTTACCATCGGATTTGCCCGAAGGTTCGCCACCTACAAGCGAGGCGACCTCATCTTCCGTGATCTGCAGCGGCTTTCCAAAATTCTCAAAAATCCCGACCAGCCGGTGCAGATCATTATAGCCGGAAAAGCCCACCCCCGCGACGATGATGGCAAGGATCTGATCCGGCGCATTATCCATTATTCCCGCCTTCCCGAGATCAAGGGACAGGTAGTATTTGTCGAAGACTACGACCTGAGTGTAGCCCGATATTTATTGCAGGGGGTGGATGTATGGCTCAACACTCCCAGACGTCCCCTGGAAGCCTCCGGGACGAGCGGCATGAAAGCCGCCGCCAACGGCGCCATCAACCTGAGTATTCTTGACGGCTGGTGGGATGAAGCGTACACGCCGGAAGTCGGCTGGGCGATTGGATCGGGTGAGGTATATGATGATCCCAGTTTCCAGGACACTGTGGAGTCGAACGCCATTTACAATATCCTGGAAAAGGATTTGGCGCCCCTCTTTTATAATGTTGAGGCAAGCGGATTGCCTCGTAAATGGATAGAGAAAATGAAGCAGTCAATGAGCCGGCTAGTCCCAATTTTTAACACCCACCGCATGGTACATGAGTATTACAACGACCGCTACCGTCCGGCCATCAAAAGGTATAATGACCTGAAAGCCGACAAAGCAGCCCGCGCAGCAGCTCTCGCGCTATGGAAGCAGAAAATTCTGGAAAACTGGTCGGGGATACGGATCATTCGAGTCGATGCGGACAGCCTGGGGCCGTTCAAAGTCGGAGATTCGGTGAAAGTGACTGCCATGATCAGCCTGGGGAATCTTGCCCCCCAGGATGTCTGTGTAGAATTGTTTGCCGGGATGGTCGATGCCTCCGGGTTGCTTTTCGATACGATGCCGGTTTCCATGGAATGGAAAGGCGCCAAACAGAAGGGGCAGGTTTTCGAGGGTGCGCTCACACTGACACGGAGCGGAAAGGTGGGATACAGCCTCCGCATTCTGCCATGCAATCCCGATATGTTCTCATACCAGGATATGATGCTCATCAAGTGGGCATGAGAAGAAATATGATTTCTGCAGTAGGCATTTCAACAGTGGTGGATATTATTCTTCTCATGAACGGTTTCAAGGCGGAAGAAGGTTCGTACCACTGTGAGAGAATGATCACGGAGGGTGGGGAAAAATGCTCCGCTATCCAGCTTTCTCGATCTCCTGCGTGGATTCAACCGGCGCAGGCGATGCATTTCACGGCGCTTTCTGCCATTTCTTTTCGCGCGGGGAGGAAATCGGAAGGTGCCTTGAACTGTCATCGGCAGTCGGCGCGCTCAATTGCCGCGCTTACGGGGGAAGAGCGGCGCTCCCTACCCGTGAGGAACTGGCCGCTTTTCTCGAAGAGAACGGCCGTGATCCGGTATTTCCATGACCGAAACCGGCGGACTTTCAACTCCATGTTGACTTTGATGCCTCCGATTGTTATACTTACTTACAAATAAGGGCGACAAGCATTTTGGGATTACACCTTTTTTCAACGAAACAGGAGAAATGAATGAGCAGCAATCGGCATTTGCGTAAGAGCGAGTTGAACAGACGCCGTCAACGCAGAGAAAAAAGGGTGAAAGCGCGCATTCATGAAACCATTCAAAAAGCCCGTGATAAAAAAATATAATTTGAATGGGAACCATTTCAAAACTCAGGCATTTATTATTATAGGTCGACGAGTGAATGCATTGTCGGCTGTTACAACCTCTCTTTCGAAACCCCGGGAATAAATAACCGGGGTTTTTTTATAAGAGAGTGACAAAGTTACAAAGTGACAGAGTGACAAAGTAAGAGTCCAAAGCCCCCTTCCGGCGCTTTGCGCCACCTTCCCCCGTTCCGGGGGCAGGAAAAACATCAGCGCCCTTACTTCCCTTGCCCCCGGAACGGGGGAAAGGGATAAGAGGGTTAGGGGACTTCCAAACGTTTTTTTCGTCTTCCTGAAATTGCCGGTTATACGAACCGAAGGCTTCCTGCGATCGCAAGTCTCCTAATACGGCAGAAATTGCGGGGAGAAGTGACTCCCTCGCCTGTCGGGGTGGCAATGGTGAACGCCATGTATGCCTCGCCGTCATCGGGGCCGTCGCCCTGGTTAGAGTAGCCGTTGGCCACCACGATGGTGGTGTTCATGGCTTTGGCGAACTCGGTGATACGGTTCATGTCCCGTGAATGGATCAGGGCGGTATGACGATAGCCGTGCTCCGCATTAAGGCAAAATTCCAGCGCCTCTTTGAAATCCTTCGCCCGGACAATCGGCAGAACCGGCATCATCTGCTCTTCCTGTACAAAAATATTGTTCAGGTCAGTTTCGGCAAAAAGTAGTTTCGTGCCCTCGGGAATGTTCACCCTGACCAGGTCGGCAAGGTGCGCAGCATTCCGTCCAATCAGGTCACGGTTCAGGATATGTCCGCCCTTTTCGTTGGGAATAAAGGCTTTTTCGGCAAGGAGTTTGAAACTGATGTCATCGAGCTTGAACGCCCCTGCCTTGACCAGCGCCATCAGGAACTTGTCGTACACGGACTCGACAACGAACACCTCTTTCTCGGCGATGCAGAGAATGTTGTTGTCGAAGGTAGCGCCTTTGATGATGCACTCGGCGGCGCGGTCCAGGTCGGCAGTTTCGTCCACCAGCACCGGCGGATTGCCGGGGCCGGCAGCGATAACTTTCTTGTTGGTGGCCATCGCAGCTTTCACCACTCCGGGGCCTCCTGTGATGGAAAGCAGAGAAATATCCGGATGGTTGAACAAAACATTTGCGGTCTCGAGAGTCGGGTTCTTCACGCAGGTGAAAAGATTCGCCGGAAACCCTCCTGCAACCACCGCTTTTTGATAGATTTGAAGGGCATAAGCAGTCACCTTCTTCGCCCCGGGATGAGGATTGAACACCACGGTATTGCCGCCGGCCAGCATGATCATCGCATTGTTCACCATGGTCTCCACCGGATGGGTGGACGGTATGATCGAGCCGATGATTCCGAACGGCGCAAACTCTTCCAGGCAAACCCCTTTCTCGCCCGACCAGGACCGTGAAATCAGGTCTTCCGTACCGGGAGTATTTTTGGCGCAGTTGCGGTGTTTGAGTATCTTGTCCTTGTATTCGCCCATTCCGGTCTCTTCGTAGATCATCCGGCTGAACTCTTCAGCATGATCGAGGGTGGTGCGCCGCAGGATGGAGATGAGGCGCTCACGGTCCCGTATGCTGAATTTTCTGAACAGTCCGAAACCTCCTTTTGCCGCGGCGATGGCGTCTTCCATACGGTCAAATACGCCGTCCTGCCCACGGATGCCTGCGGTGGCGGATACTGCTGGCGACGGTCTATCGGCCATGGAAGGCGCTGTTCCGGCTGATGCAGCCGGCTTCAGATCGGCGCCCGCAGCAACTGAAGCGATCACCGATTCCACAATCTTTCGTATTTGTTGTTCGTCAATCATGACTCAACCTCACTTTATATCCTTCCATTCCTTGTGTTATATCATCTGGTCCATATCCGCATGGGGGCTGGCAATCACCGAAGTGGAAATGATTTCCCCTAACCGTGAGGCGGCGATTACTCCGGCCTCAACCGCTGCTTTGACCGCACCGACGTCCCCGCGCACCATTACCGCAATGTATCCGCTCCCCGTCTTACGGTAGCCGACCAGGCTCACCGAAGCAGCCTTGAGCATGCTGTCGGCGGCTTCAACTGCGCCGATAAATCCGCGTGTTTCGATAAATCCCAATGCTCTCCCGGAAAGTGCCATCGTTTTCTCCTTTTATGTGTTTACGATAATTTTAAATAATGTTCACTTTTATCTAAAAATATAATTTTTTGACATGATTTACAAGATTTACAAGATTGAATTTATAGTTTTTAAAAATCTTGTTAATCATGTTAATCCTGTCTAATTTTTTCTTTGTTGTTTTTTTAGCTCCTGGCTCCTGTATTCTGTATCCTGTATTCTGTTTTTCTATACATTCATTTCTTTCATTATTTTGGTGGTGATTTCAGTGACCAAGTCCTCGTATTCTGATTCAGTGCTCTGCTCGAGTCCACAGGTCCCGGTGCATTTTCCGCAGCACATGCAGGCGCTGCCGCCGATACGGATTCCAAACTGTTCACGGACTTCCTCCAGCTTTTTAACCTCCGGCGGTGTAAACTTCCTCGCTCCGCCGAGCTTTTGCGCTGTCAGCGATATCTGGGCGAACAGCTCCACACTCTCCATCTTGTAGTAGGCATCCATAACATCCGCGCCGAGAGTAACCACACCGTGATTAGCAAGAAGAATGGCGTTGTGGCAGAGAATCAGCTCGGATATGGAATCGGAAAGCTCGCTGGTGGACGGAGTCCCGTATTTGGCGAGGGGCACATGTCCCAGGCAGATGACAATCTCCGGAAGGGTCTGGAAATCGAGCGGAATATTTGCCACAGCATAGCCGGTGCTTACCGGCGGGTGGGCGTGAACCACACCCCTGACATCGTCACGGCGGCGGTAAGCTTCCAGGTGAATCTTGATTTCGGAGGATGGCTTCAGATAGCCGCTTCGGATATTGCCGTCCATGTCCACTTTCATCAACATGTCCGGGGACATGAATCCTTTCGAAACACCGGTCGGGGTGGTAAGGACATAACTGTCCCCCAGCCGCATGCTGATGTTGCCGTCATTCGAGGCTACCCAGCCTTTTAGCCAGAGACGCCTGCCTACTTCACAAATCTGTTCCCGTATCTGTTTTTCGAGATTTTCCATGGTTTCCCCAATAAATGAAGTAACAAAGTGACAAAGCGGCAAAGTCGCAAAGTTAAAAGAATTTACAAAGCGGCAAAATATTTTTCTTTTTACTTTTTCACTCTGTCGCTTTGTCACTTTGCCACTTATGTCATCCTTCAATCACCTTTTTCGTTTCACGGGCCACAATCAACTCTTCGTTTGTTTCCAGAACCAGCGCGGCGATTTTTGAACCCCTGGCATCTATCCGTTCCGCATTGGCGGAGTTGGCGGCATGGTCGAGTTTGAAACCGAGAAATCCGAGCGAGGTCAGCACTTCTGCGCGGAGGTCCGGGTCTTTCTGGCCGGTTCCGCCGGTAAAGCAGACGGCATTCACTCCGCCCATGAGAAGAATATATGCTCCCATGTAGAATTTAATATCGTAGATAAATTTATCACGGGCCAGTTTCGCCCCACGGCTGCCCTGTTCAATCGCCGCCAGAATATCCCGCATATCTCCAGAAGTCCCGGAAAGCCCCTTGAGGCCGCCGTTGGCGCTCAGCTCTCTGTAGGCTTCCTCCATGGTGATTCCCTTCTTCTTCATGATGTAGGGAATGGCGAAGGCATCGATGTCTCCGGTACGGGTGGACTGGATGAGTCCCGACTGGGCGCTTAATCCCATCGAGGTATCGATCGATACGCCATCCTTGAAAGCACACACCGAGGAGGACCCGCCAAGGTGACACGCTACGATCTTGTGTTTCTTCGGGTCGAGGCGAAGCTTCCTTACCGTTTCCCCGGTAACATAGCGGAGCGAGGCGCCGTGATATCCATATTTCATCACCCCATATTTCTCGTACCATTCGAGCGGGGCGCCGTAAACTCTGGCATATTCCGGCTTCTGTGTGTGAAATCCCGGCTCGAACACTCCCACCATATCTTTGCATGGCATCAGCTCCGCAAACATCCGGATGGCCGCGAGATAAGCGGGATTATGGGCCGGCGCCAGATCGCAGTACTCCTCCATCGCCCGGAGCACCTTGTCTGTGAGCAGCACCGAGCCGTTCTCCTCACCCGCCTGCACCGTCTTGAATCCGACCGCATCGATATCGTCAAGGGAGTGAACCACCTCGGCGGTAAGGAATGCCAGCCCGGCCTGAACCGCGGCGCCCTGGTCGGGAACCGACCTTTCCTCATCAACCCGCAGTGCGTCGTTACCAAGGTAGAATCTCATACGGGCTTTCTCCGAGCCGACCCGCTCGACATTCCCTCGGCAAAGAACGCTCTCGTCCCTCATATCGATAAGCTGGAATTTGAACGATGTGGACCCGATATTGCAAACCATTATTTTCACTGCATTCTATCCCTTACATCACAATACAGTTCATTTAAAAACTTGGAACCACGAAAGTCACGAAAAACACGAAATTTGTTATTCATTTTTTTTCAATAAAATTATTTTTCGTGCCTTTCGTGTGTTTCGTGGTTAATGATCCTGTCCATTTTTCGCTTAAATGAACCGTATTGCCCCTACATCACAATCTCATCAACAATTGCCAGGATATTGGCATCCGAACCGGTCATGTCGGGCAGGAACGCCATCGAAGACTCAGGGCCGCCCTCATAGAGGACCAATTGCCCATCGCCTGCGCCGATATAATCAAAACTGATGATCAATTCACCGGGTTTGGCAATGTCTCGGGAATCAACTTCCTCAAGGACACGGATCTTTTTCCCCTTAAGCGCCGGCAGGGTCATGTTTAACACCAGCGATCCCCTTACTCTTCCCATCTCCATTTGTAAATCTCCGCACTTTCAGGGCGTCAAAGGCCGGTAAAGCCGGAGACGATTTCTTCAGGATCGCTCTCGGCGTCGAGGACAATGACATTCGCCCCGATATCCACCCTTGCCGCGCGGGCCTCATGGATTCCACGGCAATGGACAGCGCGGATGACCTGGTTGCGGTTTGCATGAATAGGGCCTTCCAGACCGGTTTTTTCAAGACATATCCCGAATTGCGCAGTTCCGGAGGCGACCGCATTGCACATGTTTTTTACAGCGGTTTCGTAGGAAGCCCCGGAAAGCTCCCGAACCTGAAATCCTTTGGCGGCGAGAATTGAACAAAGAATCCCGCTGTTTCCCGGAAATCCCTGGCTTACAGCCAGCCCGACGGTGACTGCACCGGGCAGGGATGGCATTCCTTCCTTTTTCTCTGTGGCATCCACCCGCATAATAGTGATTCCCTTTTCACGGGCGTAATCGAGGGCCAGCGGAGTAACGACCGCCTTCCTCGCAATCCGGACTGTTTTCCCCTGTATCATGAGAAGGTCTTTCTGTATGATGACCTGCTTCCCTGTCAGGTCGCCGCCGCCTGAATCCGTCCGAGGCGCCTCCAAAGCCGGCTTCGCATGTGGACTAACCGCTTTACCTGAAACAGGGGGCTTCTCCGGAGCAGAGGCAACCTGCACCCCTTTCAAAGCCAGAACCCTTTTCACTTCTTTCACTACGGCTTCGATCAACTCATCCTGATTCATCACCCGCTCCTGTGAATTACCGCTCGTCATTCTCATCTATGATACCGCACAGCCAGGCCCGCTGCGGAACCTTGGGGTTGTTGAAATACTCCTGAGACCCCCAGCCATCCCAGCTCAAAAGCACCCGGTCCCCTTTTCCGGCGCCGATGAAATCAACCACTATCTGCGGCCTTCCCTCCGGCTGGCCGGCGGCATTGAGCACCTGCACGATAAGGAGCTTCTTGCCCGAAAGGCAGGGATGTTTGATGGTAGAAGTTATGCTTCCGATTACTAGTGCGTCGCGCATGGAAAAACCCTAAAGAAGTGACAAAGTGACAGAGCGACAGAGTGACAAAGTTAAATACCTTTAAGAAAATGATTTTTATGTTTGCGGTTCCTGTACTTTCCGTATAAAACTGCTCAGCATTCTTTCGATTTCTCTTGTACTTTCATAGAGAGCATCAAAATCATTCGAGGTTACGTAATTCAGCTTGTGAGAAATCTCTATTTGTGTCTGCAATTCAAAAAGTGAACCAGTTGAAATTTGTAAAAAACGAGCAAAATCGTTAGGTGAATTGCGGCCGTAACCTTCCGCCATATTACTAGGAATTGAAACTGCACACCGTCTCATCTGCGAGGTTAATCCATAGCATTCATCATTCGGAAATCTTTTGGTCACCTTATAGATTTCAACAACCAACTCAATCGATTTTTGCCAGACAAGTAGATCTCTGAAAGTTTTCACTCATCATCTCACTTTGTTACTCTGTCACTTTGTCACTTACACCAAATGTCTGATCAACTCACGATTGATCGACGGAATCACCACCGAAGAGATGAGCACCCCGCGGTCCTTGACCCTTTCCAGAGCGGCGTCCATGGCAGAGCGGACATCCTGAACTGCGCCGGTGACAATCACATAGGACTTTCCGGCAAGCCCTTTTCCCAGCCGGAGGTCCAGGATATGTACATTTGATGTTTTCACCATCGTATCCGCCCCCTCGATGGTGGCGGTCATGGTCATGGTCTCGAAGACGCCGATGGCGTCACCGATGTCAGTGGTATCAGGGGCGTAGAGCGCCCGGACGACCTGATCGTCCACCCTTGGCAGAACCAGCGAATCCAGATAATTGAAATCGGCGATGCCGTGCGCCAGCTCAACCGCCTCCTCCACCGCGCCCACATCGCCGGAAAAGAGAATCTGGTAGCGTCCCGGGCAGTTCGGGGCTGAAAGGAGAATGTCGATTCCGGTATTTTTCGATATAAGGTCCGCCGCCTCGATACCCTTGCCGACGCTGATATATTCGAGAAATCCTATGCATAAGCTCATGAGCGGAGCCCCCCAATGACTATATGCGTGTCGGTAACCTCCTCCACCCGGCCGTTGATGGAGGCGTGCACCCTTGCGGAAAGAGCGCCCTGGGGAATCTCCCCGATCAGGTCTCCCTCTTTCACCCGGTCACCGGTTTTCACCACCGGTTTGGCGGGCGCTCCCAGGTGCTGGCAGAGCGCGATTTTCACCATTTTCGGCTGGAGAGAACCCGCAGGCAGGAGGTCGGTATGCACAAGATACCGCTCCAGATCCAGCTTACGGGCGTAGGTCAGTGCCGGAATCTTGCGAAAATCGAACATGGGTCCCCCGTAGAGCCGTATTTTCGAGAAATCGAATTTCAGCCCGGATTTCCGGATCGCATCACGAACCAAAGCATACACCTTGTTCGGCGACAGCCCGAAAATACAGGCATACTGCTCGCAGATGCCGCACTGGCAGCAGAGGAGAGCCTCGAACACCATCTGTTCGGTTATGCTGTCCAGTTCACGGCTCTCGATACGCCGGAGAATTTCATCGATGTGCCAGGCCTTCGACATCATCTTGGCAGGGTTGATGGGGTGGCCGAGCGCATTCCGTGGGCAGAGGATGGTGCATTCCTGGCAGGTGCAGCACCATTTCGCCCGGAGCTTGGTTACCGGAACAGTCTGTTGTTTCAGCCTCACCACCGTATGATCGGCTGGCAGAATGATGATACCGCCCATGGTTTTGGTGGTATAGTCGTCGATGCTCCCGATC carries:
- a CDS encoding FkbM family methyltransferase, which translates into the protein MDFFIRLFQRLNIYDTVKTIKEGLYRLTPQYHKHQNAMKSFYGLFIHADDLCFDIGANVGNRTEIFLSLGARVVAVEPQSSCVRKLEKKFRGVDRITIVPEAVGEEPGIAELLVSQATTISSISQEWISRVRASGRFASYFWKKHEQVKVTTMDGLIARFGRPVFCKIDVEGFEYQVVRGLSQPVGILSFEFTPEYIEPALDSIRYLSGLGEARFNYSPGESMQLALDDWAASDEIIRILTTLPDRSVFGDVYARFLKSEI
- a CDS encoding RpiB/LacA/LacB family sugar-phosphate isomerase; its protein translation is MNQDELIEAVVKEVKRVLALKGVQVASAPEKPPVSGKAVSPHAKPALEAPRTDSGGGDLTGKQVIIQKDLLMIQGKTVRIARKAVVTPLALDYAREKGITIMRVDATEKKEGMPSLPGAVTVGLAVSQGFPGNSGILCSILAAKGFQVRELSGASYETAVKNMCNAVASGTAQFGICLEKTGLEGPIHANRNQVIRAVHCRGIHEARAARVDIGANVIVLDAESDPEEIVSGFTGL
- a CDS encoding EutN/CcmL family microcompartment protein; the protein is MEMGRVRGSLVLNMTLPALKGKKIRVLEEVDSRDIAKPGELIISFDYIGAGDGQLVLYEGGPESSMAFLPDMTGSDANILAIVDEIVM
- a CDS encoding carbohydrate kinase family protein, whose translation is MLRYPAFSISCVDSTGAGDAFHGAFCHFFSRGEEIGRCLELSSAVGALNCRAYGGRAALPTREELAAFLEENGRDPVFP
- a CDS encoding aldehyde dehydrogenase EutE, whose translation is MIDEQQIRKIVESVIASVAAGADLKPAASAGTAPSMADRPSPAVSATAGIRGQDGVFDRMEDAIAAAKGGFGLFRKFSIRDRERLISILRRTTLDHAEEFSRMIYEETGMGEYKDKILKHRNCAKNTPGTEDLISRSWSGEKGVCLEEFAPFGIIGSIIPSTHPVETMVNNAMIMLAGGNTVVFNPHPGAKKVTAYALQIYQKAVVAGGFPANLFTCVKNPTLETANVLFNHPDISLLSITGGPGVVKAAMATNKKVIAAGPGNPPVLVDETADLDRAAECIIKGATFDNNILCIAEKEVFVVESVYDKFLMALVKAGAFKLDDISFKLLAEKAFIPNEKGGHILNRDLIGRNAAHLADLVRVNIPEGTKLLFAETDLNNIFVQEEQMMPVLPIVRAKDFKEALEFCLNAEHGYRHTALIHSRDMNRITEFAKAMNTTIVVANGYSNQGDGPDDGEAYMAFTIATPTGEGVTSPRNFCRIRRLAIAGSLRFV
- a CDS encoding DUF523 domain-containing protein — its product is MTGDKLIVPSSVKPRVVFSRCLGFACCRYDGMCISDEFVDKLREQVECITVCPETEIGLGVPRDPIRVISTQNGRTLFQPSTGRNLTGEMQVFSAAFLDSLPMIDGFILKGRSPSCGIKGVEQFSPEGKIIGKGTGIFGDAVMKRFPHLVVEDEGRLKDRKNRELFLVKIFAFARLRKQTG
- the glgP gene encoding alpha-glucan family phosphorylase, with product MRPIKSFDVRASLPESLEPLREIAYNLWWYWNISAIKLFYRLNTNLWEETNHNPVDIIGKIPQSHLEMLATDEGTLANLERVKSQFESYMNGTSWYARNVSKETEKLIAYFSLEFGLAESIPIYSGGLGVLAGDHLKSASDLGIPLVGMGILYQEGYFRQYLNNDGWQQQLYINNDFYNMPLTRVLDSNGEDLKIEIDFPGGPLYARVWKIQTGRVPLYLLDTNIDDNTRENRTITSSLYGGDQEMRLKQEMLLGIGGLRALHAMDIWPTVCHMNEGHAAFLSLERIRTLMEMEGLTFNEAFELASAGNVFTTHTPVAAGHDRFPPELMLRYFESFIPELGLTRDEFLALGRVNPKTPDENFTMTVLALKTSDQSNAVSRLHMQVSREMWKDLWPDFPLDEVPIAHVTNGIHVSSWVSQDMVDLFDRYVGPKWRDEPASLEIWNRVNNIPDEEIWRTHERRRERLVSFVRRRLQIQLKRQGASDYELNLARGALNSKALTIGFARRFATYKRGDLIFRDLQRLSKILKNPDQPVQIIIAGKAHPRDDDGKDLIRRIIHYSRLPEIKGQVVFVEDYDLSVARYLLQGVDVWLNTPRRPLEASGTSGMKAAANGAINLSILDGWWDEAYTPEVGWAIGSGEVYDDPSFQDTVESNAIYNILEKDLAPLFYNVEASGLPRKWIEKMKQSMSRLVPIFNTHRMVHEYYNDRYRPAIKRYNDLKADKAARAAALALWKQKILENWSGIRIIRVDADSLGPFKVGDSVKVTAMISLGNLAPQDVCVELFAGMVDASGLLFDTMPVSMEWKGAKQKGQVFEGALTLTRSGKVGYSLRILPCNPDMFSYQDMMLIKWA
- a CDS encoding class II aldolase/adducin family protein, whose amino-acid sequence is MENLEKQIREQICEVGRRLWLKGWVASNDGNISMRLGDSYVLTTPTGVSKGFMSPDMLMKVDMDGNIRSGYLKPSSEIKIHLEAYRRRDDVRGVVHAHPPVSTGYAVANIPLDFQTLPEIVICLGHVPLAKYGTPSTSELSDSISELILCHNAILLANHGVVTLGADVMDAYYKMESVELFAQISLTAQKLGGARKFTPPEVKKLEEVREQFGIRIGGSACMCCGKCTGTCGLEQSTESEYEDLVTEITTKIMKEMNV
- a CDS encoding acetate/propionate family kinase, whose protein sequence is MVCNIGSTSFKFQLIDMRDESVLCRGNVERVGSEKARMRFYLGNDALRVDEERSVPDQGAAVQAGLAFLTAEVVHSLDDIDAVGFKTVQAGEENGSVLLTDKVLRAMEEYCDLAPAHNPAYLAAIRMFAELMPCKDMVGVFEPGFHTQKPEYARVYGAPLEWYEKYGVMKYGYHGASLRYVTGETVRKLRLDPKKHKIVACHLGGSSSVCAFKDGVSIDTSMGLSAQSGLIQSTRTGDIDAFAIPYIMKKKGITMEEAYRELSANGGLKGLSGTSGDMRDILAAIEQGSRGAKLARDKFIYDIKFYMGAYILLMGGVNAVCFTGGTGQKDPDLRAEVLTSLGFLGFKLDHAANSANAERIDARGSKIAALVLETNEELIVARETKKVIEG
- a CDS encoding BMC domain-containing protein, coding for MALSGRALGFIETRGFIGAVEAADSMLKAASVSLVGYRKTGSGYIAVMVRGDVGAVKAAVEAGVIAASRLGEIISTSVIASPHADMDQMI